GATGACTGACGCTGTTCTTCTGGCTTTTCTCAAGCTCCGCTGCGGTACATTTAAATGCGTCGACATAAAATACCGGATCGTAACCAAAACCGCCTTCACCGTGGCGTTGACGGGTAATGCTGCCCTGCCACCGACCTTCACTAATAAGCGGAATAGGGTCGTCGCCATGGCGCATCATGACCAGTACGCACTGAAAATGGGCCTCGCGAGCTTGCTCGTCATCACCTAAAGCTGCTAACAAGTGGTCAATATTATCACTGTCTGTCGCGTTTGCGCTGGCGTAGCGGGCAGAGTAAATGCCCGGCGCGCCGTTTAACGCGTTCACCACCAGGCCAGAGTCATCGGCAATGGCCGGTAATCCGGTCTCGCGAGCCGCATGACGGGCTTTAATAATGGCGTTTTCAACAAAGGTCGTTCCGGTTTCGGGCACACTGGCTACGTTAAAATCACTTTGTGGCAGCACTTCAATATTAAGCGGTGCAAACAAACTGGCAAACTCTTTTACTTTACCGGCATTACCGGTAGCCAGCACAATCTTATGCGGGAAACTCATGGTCGTTACCTTTTCTTTTTGGCGGTTTTTGCTTTGCCTTTTTTGGCAGACTTTTTACCGGGCTTTTTCTTTTTAGACGTCGCAGCAGGGGCTTTGTGTTGCGGCCGCAAGCCCTCAATAACACGGGCTTTCATCGGCTCACCGGTATAGCGGGCAACTTTGGCTATCATTTCAAAATCATGGGCTTCGACTAAGGAAATGGCCGTGCCTTTAGCGCCTGCCCGACCGGTTCGACCAATGCGGTGAACGTAAATGTCTGCTTTACGCGGCATATCAAAGTTAATAACGTGACTTACGTTAGGTACGTCGATACCGCGGGCGGCGACATCCGTGGCAATCAGAATGGATACCTTGCCGGTTTTAAAGCTGGCCAGCGCTGCAATACGCTTATCCTGCGGCATTTCGCCTTGCAAATAGCATACGTCGATACCGGCGCTTTGCAGTCGCTCTCTGAGCCACTGCAAGCGTTCCCGGGTTTTAACAAACACCACGGCGCTAGTGATTTGCTCCTGTAGTATCCGCTCCAGCAGCGCTAATTTATGCTCGAGATGGTCTGCCAGGTGATACCACTGAAGTATTTTTGCTTTTTCGCGGCGCGGTGGTTCAGCCTCGATGATGGCAGGTTCATTGAGCAGTTCCTTGGCAAAATTACGCACGCCGGCGCCTTCGAGTGTGGCCGAAAACAGCATATTTTGTTTGCGCCAGCGGGCCTCAGAGGCAATTTGATTAACGATGCCGGAAAAGCCCATATCTAGCATGCGATCGGCTTCATCGAGGATCAGGCACTCTATGTCGCGGCAGTCGGCTGATTCCTGGTCGATATGTTCAAACAGCCGGCCAGGTGTAGCAACCAGTATGTCGAGGTTCTGACTCAGGGTGTCTTTATCGGTACCATAATTAATGCCGCCGGTGATCACGCCGCATATCAGATCGGCAAATTGCGTCAGGGCCACGGCTTGTTCATAAACCTGCAGCGCCAGCTCCCGTGTTGGCGTTAAGATTAAAATTCGTGTGGCACCGGGCTGCTGACGCGGAAAGTCGAGTAAAAACTGACACGCCGGTAACAGGAAACCTAAGGTTTTACCGGTGCCTGTTGGGGCCGATGCCAGAATATCTCTCCCTTCCATTGCCGGGGGGATCACCATAGTCTGAATAGTCGTCGGGCGGGTCAGGCCCATTTCGGCCAATGCCTGACACAAGGTCTCATCGAGTTCTAACTGTTCGAATGTCATAAAAAAAGGTCTTTCAAAGGAATGGCGCTATTGTAGCATTAATTCTGTGAAACGCGCGGTTATGTGCTTACCTGGCTGATTTGTTCGAGACGCTGTTGGGTTAATTGTTCTTTTATCCCGGGTCCCTTAAACCCTGCGCTGATTATCTGCTGGACATCCACGGCCTGGGCGGCAGCCAATGCGGCCTTTATAACACTGAGATAACGGCTGGCGTCTTCGGCATAAACTATGGGGAGCAGCGTTAGCAGGCGCTCCAGGCGTTCAGGGCGTCGCCAGGCATCGCAGACATTAAAAAGGTTCAGTAACCACTCGCTGTCGGTGCAGTATTGTGCCACGTCGCCGATAAACTGCGCCGCCAGTTGAGCGTTGTCAGCGGCCTGATTAGGGACCTTTAGTCGGGTTTGCAGGGCCTGAATATCCTGTTGCGGTAATGCAAAGAGTAAGCTTGCCCAACGCGTTTCTAATGATTGCGCTGAGTCAGCGGCGCGTTGCAACATAGCAGCGCGCTCACTGTCCTGGCGCAGCGGACTGAGCTCTGGCATCCAGGCGGACAACGCCCCGCTCTGCTGGAGGATATCGAAATAGATCTGTGGCGATCTTTCCATCAGGCTGCGCCGGGTTTCCTGCCATACCCGTTCAGGACTGAGTGCAAGAATATCCGCCGTGGCACTCATGCGCTGCATTAATGTCATTGTAGCCGGCGCCACGCTGAAACCGAGGTACGCGTACCGGGCGGCAAATCGTGCGACGCGGAATATACGCAGGGGATCTTCGCTGAATGCGTCTGAAACATGCCGTAATACGCGGTCA
This genomic interval from Alteromonas gilva contains the following:
- the rdgB gene encoding RdgB/HAM1 family non-canonical purine NTP pyrophosphatase; this translates as MSFPHKIVLATGNAGKVKEFASLFAPLNIEVLPQSDFNVASVPETGTTFVENAIIKARHAARETGLPAIADDSGLVVNALNGAPGIYSARYASANATDSDNIDHLLAALGDDEQAREAHFQCVLVMMRHGDDPIPLISEGRWQGSITRQRHGEGGFGYDPVFYVDAFKCTAAELEKSQKNSVSHRGQAMQSLLKQLSQSYA
- the srmB gene encoding ATP-dependent RNA helicase SrmB; protein product: MTFEQLELDETLCQALAEMGLTRPTTIQTMVIPPAMEGRDILASAPTGTGKTLGFLLPACQFLLDFPRQQPGATRILILTPTRELALQVYEQAVALTQFADLICGVITGGINYGTDKDTLSQNLDILVATPGRLFEHIDQESADCRDIECLILDEADRMLDMGFSGIVNQIASEARWRKQNMLFSATLEGAGVRNFAKELLNEPAIIEAEPPRREKAKILQWYHLADHLEHKLALLERILQEQITSAVVFVKTRERLQWLRERLQSAGIDVCYLQGEMPQDKRIAALASFKTGKVSILIATDVAARGIDVPNVSHVINFDMPRKADIYVHRIGRTGRAGAKGTAISLVEAHDFEMIAKVARYTGEPMKARVIEGLRPQHKAPAATSKKKKPGKKSAKKGKAKTAKKKR
- a CDS encoding CCA tRNA nucleotidyltransferase, which codes for MQVYLVGGAVRDSLLKRPVTDRDWVVVGATADQLIAQGYTQVGKDFPVFLHPKTQEEYALARTERKTGSGYGGFTCNASPHVTLEEDLQRRDLTINAMAQDSNGELIDPFNGAIDLADRVLRHVSDAFSEDPLRIFRVARFAARYAYLGFSVAPATMTLMQRMSATADILALSPERVWQETRRSLMERSPQIYFDILQQSGALSAWMPELSPLRQDSERAAMLQRAADSAQSLETRWASLLFALPQQDIQALQTRLKVPNQAADNAQLAAQFIGDVAQYCTDSEWLLNLFNVCDAWRRPERLERLLTLLPIVYAEDASRYLSVIKAALAAAQAVDVQQIISAGFKGPGIKEQLTQQRLEQISQVST